A region of Rhodoferax potami DNA encodes the following proteins:
- the dnaQ gene encoding DNA polymerase III subunit epsilon produces the protein MRQIVLDTETTGFYANHPDHPDRMVEIGCVELVNRKLTGNNLHFYLNPGRDSDEGALRVHGLTTQFLSDKPRFEEIAQELVDYVAGAEIIIHNAPFDLSFLDMELKRTGRKPFKSFVGSVLDTLVMAKEMFPGKRNSLDALCDRLEVDNSGRTLHGALLDAELLADVYINMTRGQDALLMESSDTQEPGLVVEQLDLRSMQLPVLEANAQEMAAHDDVLAQLDKSSGGKTVWKQMA, from the coding sequence ATGCGCCAGATTGTTCTCGACACGGAAACCACCGGTTTTTACGCCAACCATCCGGACCATCCGGACCGCATGGTGGAAATCGGCTGCGTGGAACTCGTCAACCGCAAGCTCACCGGGAACAACCTGCACTTTTACCTGAACCCGGGGCGGGACAGTGATGAAGGTGCGTTGCGGGTCCACGGGCTGACAACCCAGTTTTTGAGCGATAAGCCCCGCTTTGAGGAAATTGCCCAAGAGTTGGTGGACTATGTAGCGGGCGCCGAAATCATCATCCACAACGCGCCTTTTGACCTGTCCTTTCTGGACATGGAGCTCAAGCGCACGGGCAGGAAGCCGTTCAAGAGTTTTGTCGGCAGTGTCTTGGACACCTTGGTGATGGCCAAGGAAATGTTTCCGGGCAAACGCAACAGCCTGGATGCTTTGTGCGATCGTTTGGAAGTAGACAACTCCGGGCGCACCCTGCACGGGGCGCTCTTAGATGCAGAGCTGTTGGCCGACGTTTACATCAACATGACCCGGGGCCAAGATGCCTTGTTGATGGAGAGTAGCGATACCCAAGAGCCCGGCTTGGTAGTGGAGCAGTTGGACTTGCGCAGCATGCAACTGCCAGTCCTGGAAGCGAATGCCCAAGAAATGGCCGCGCACGATGATGTTTTGGCCCAGTTGGACAAATCTAGTGGCGGAAAAACGGTCTGGAAGCAAATGGCCTAA
- a CDS encoding alpha/beta hydrolase, giving the protein MLVAVYLVGPRNEFGASTATPRAQAPRDLAALDTWIAAQEATVPGIKAGNAKGIVWAKSPGQKTPRAVVYLHGFSASRLETAPLTGQVAQGLGANVFYPRLTGHGVPSFTMGETKVQDWLADAQEALNIGRQLGDRVLVISCSTGATLATWLEVNGPKTGVAGHVFVSPNFGPKDERADLINGPWGHQIAFALLGQERTHTPASDAESQAWTSSYPTRSLFPMMALVKATRESPLERFSAPVMMLYSVDDKTVEPRLSQAALDRFSSSNKHLVKVDYSEAKGQHVLAGEIRAPAATASMAQSILQWVATLGPLAP; this is encoded by the coding sequence GTGCTGGTGGCGGTCTATCTGGTGGGCCCCCGCAACGAATTTGGCGCCTCAACAGCGACACCGCGCGCCCAAGCTCCCCGGGACTTGGCCGCTTTGGATACCTGGATAGCGGCACAAGAGGCCACCGTGCCCGGTATCAAGGCCGGTAATGCCAAGGGCATCGTTTGGGCGAAAAGCCCCGGCCAGAAAACACCGAGGGCTGTGGTCTACCTGCACGGTTTCTCTGCCAGCAGGCTGGAAACCGCCCCCCTCACCGGACAAGTGGCGCAGGGTCTGGGCGCCAACGTGTTCTACCCCCGTCTGACGGGCCATGGCGTGCCCAGCTTTACCATGGGCGAGACCAAGGTGCAAGACTGGCTGGCAGACGCCCAAGAAGCGCTGAATATCGGGCGTCAGTTGGGCGATCGGGTGTTGGTCATCAGCTGCTCTACCGGTGCAACGCTGGCGACCTGGCTCGAAGTCAACGGCCCCAAAACCGGTGTAGCCGGACATGTGTTTGTATCCCCCAACTTCGGGCCTAAAGACGAGCGCGCAGATCTGATCAACGGCCCATGGGGCCACCAGATCGCTTTTGCCTTACTGGGCCAAGAGCGTACCCACACGCCCGCCAGCGATGCTGAAAGCCAAGCCTGGACCAGCAGCTACCCTACCCGCAGCCTGTTTCCCATGATGGCGCTGGTCAAAGCCACCCGTGAGAGCCCGCTGGAGCGCTTCTCAGCGCCCGTCATGATGCTGTACAGCGTCGACGACAAAACGGTAGAACCCCGCCTCTCGCAAGCTGCGTTGGACCGCTTCAGTTCAAGCAACAAACACTTGGTAAAGGTCGACTACAGCGAAGCCAAAGGCCAGCATGTGCTGGCAGGCGAGATCCGGGCCCCGGCAGCCACCGCCTCTATGGCACAAAGCATTCTTCAATGGGTCGCCACACTCGGCCCGCTTGCACCATGA
- a CDS encoding NAD(P)/FAD-dependent oxidoreductase, with amino-acid sequence MEHVDCVVVGAGVVGLAVARAIAQTGRDVWVLEACDAIGTQTSSRSSEVIHAGIYYPSGSLKARLCVQGKQQLYHYLEERQLPFQRCGKLMVATRPEQMQQLESLHRQAIANGVFDLEFLSAAQATAMEPHLHCVGALWSPSTGILDSHALMVSLWGDLEAAGGVVALNSPLASAMYAHGAINLVASDGTELQTALVINAAGLQACAVARHCKGMRVDTIPQARYAKGNYFILAGRSPFTHLVYPMPEAAGLGVHLTLDLGGQARFGPDVQWVDDPADLEVEPGRGEAFYQAIRSYWPTLPDGALQPAYAGIRPKISGPGEPAADFLIQTAEAHGVPGWINLFGIESPGLTSALAIADHVVGLIHAT; translated from the coding sequence ATGGAGCACGTAGATTGCGTGGTGGTGGGGGCGGGCGTTGTGGGCTTGGCAGTCGCACGGGCTATTGCCCAAACGGGGCGGGATGTGTGGGTGCTTGAGGCCTGTGATGCGATAGGCACCCAGACCAGCTCGCGCAGCAGCGAGGTGATCCACGCCGGCATTTACTACCCCAGTGGCTCGCTCAAGGCACGCCTCTGTGTCCAAGGCAAACAGCAGCTGTACCACTATCTCGAAGAGCGGCAGTTGCCTTTTCAGCGGTGTGGCAAGTTGATGGTGGCGACCCGGCCAGAGCAGATGCAGCAGCTGGAGAGCTTGCACCGGCAGGCAATTGCCAATGGCGTATTCGACCTTGAGTTTTTGAGTGCCGCACAGGCAACCGCCATGGAGCCCCATCTCCACTGCGTGGGTGCCTTGTGGTCACCTAGCACCGGCATTCTGGATAGCCATGCGCTGATGGTGTCTTTGTGGGGCGATCTGGAGGCGGCGGGCGGTGTTGTGGCATTGAATTCGCCCTTGGCCAGCGCAATGTATGCGCATGGCGCTATAAATTTGGTAGCAAGTGATGGCACGGAGTTGCAAACTGCGCTAGTCATCAATGCGGCGGGTTTGCAAGCCTGTGCGGTAGCTCGCCACTGCAAAGGAATGCGGGTCGACACCATCCCACAAGCACGCTACGCCAAGGGCAACTATTTCATCCTGGCTGGGCGCAGCCCCTTCACCCATCTGGTGTACCCGATGCCGGAGGCTGCGGGCTTGGGCGTACACCTGACCCTGGACCTCGGCGGGCAAGCTCGCTTCGGGCCGGATGTCCAGTGGGTGGATGATCCTGCGGATTTGGAAGTGGAACCCGGCAGAGGCGAGGCTTTTTACCAAGCGATTCGCAGCTATTGGCCGACTTTGCCGGATGGTGCCCTTCAACCCGCATATGCGGGCATTCGACCCAAGATTTCCGGTCCCGGTGAGCCCGCGGCTGACTTTTTGATCCAAACCGCAGAGGCACACGGCGTGCCCGGTTGGATCAATTTGTTCGGCATCGAGTCCCCGGGCTTGACTAGTGCACTGGCAATCGCCGACCATGTGGTCGGACTGATTCACGCAACCTGA
- a CDS encoding DUF4394 domain-containing protein, giving the protein MKISPTLRRSALAGSAVIALALSGCAAMQEGAGTPSKETLQVVTDKLELLTLNAGQPTKVLKRVQLSGLAAGDTLVGIDYRIAKGVLFALAKSGRLYTVDTATGVLKPVGAAPAVALQGDAIGMDFNPVADRVRVMSTSGQNVRLHPDTGALAATDPAPFYAAGDRRAGVKPEVAAAAYTYNKKDDKLTTNFAIDRNGGFLVTMGSAEGVQPVVSFNTGQLYTVGALGVTEMSDTSMDIADVSGAAFAAVRLKSHATTRLYSVDLQKGKGTFIGTIGDGARVLGLAVEP; this is encoded by the coding sequence ATGAAAATTTCGCCCACACTGCGCCGCAGTGCGTTAGCCGGTAGTGCGGTTATCGCCTTAGCCTTGAGCGGATGCGCCGCGATGCAAGAAGGCGCCGGCACGCCGAGCAAAGAAACCTTGCAAGTGGTGACCGACAAACTGGAGCTCTTGACGCTCAATGCAGGCCAGCCCACTAAGGTCCTGAAGCGGGTGCAGCTCTCCGGGCTGGCCGCGGGCGATACCTTGGTAGGTATTGATTACCGCATCGCCAAAGGGGTGCTGTTTGCGTTGGCCAAGTCCGGCCGGCTCTACACCGTGGATACCGCCACCGGGGTTTTGAAGCCGGTGGGTGCAGCGCCTGCGGTCGCCTTGCAGGGCGATGCCATCGGCATGGATTTCAACCCGGTGGCCGACCGTGTGCGGGTCATGAGCACCAGTGGCCAGAATGTGCGGCTGCACCCCGACACCGGTGCCCTGGCCGCGACAGACCCTGCGCCGTTTTATGCCGCGGGCGACCGGCGTGCAGGTGTGAAGCCAGAGGTGGCCGCAGCGGCCTATACCTACAACAAAAAAGACGACAAGCTGACCACCAACTTTGCGATCGACCGCAACGGTGGCTTCTTGGTCACCATGGGTAGCGCGGAAGGCGTGCAGCCCGTGGTGTCATTCAATACGGGCCAGCTCTACACCGTGGGTGCCCTCGGTGTGACCGAGATGTCGGATACGAGCATGGACATTGCAGACGTCAGCGGTGCCGCATTTGCGGCCGTGCGCCTGAAGTCCCACGCCACCACACGCTTGTACAGCGTGGATTTGCAGAAAGGCAAAGGCACCTTTATTGGCACCATCGGAGATGGAGCCAGGGTCTTGGGCTTGGCCGTCGAGC